One Amblyomma americanum isolate KBUSLIRL-KWMA chromosome 8, ASM5285725v1, whole genome shotgun sequence DNA window includes the following coding sequences:
- the LOC144102103 gene encoding uncharacterized protein LOC144102103: MHNLPVLIVQGAFICGVACWPAIYREAGLRASLPPVLGSLPPSLFLDATDTFIWQHPSSTTDHVTASPVYNGDRAARGIGLDTASAMHNLPVLIVQPKRHL, encoded by the coding sequence atgcacaacttaccggtcctgattgtgcagggtgctttcatctgtggcgtcgcttgctggccggccatctaccgcgaggctggtcttagagcatcgctgccgcccgttcttggttcactgccgccttcgctgtttttggatgccaccgacactttcatctggcaacatccatcgtcgacaacggaccacgtcacagccagcccggtatataacggcgacagagctgcgcgcggaattgggctcgacaccgcgtcagccatgcacaactTACCGGTCCTGATTGTGCAG